A window of Nocardiopsis sp. Huas11 genomic DNA:
CCAGCTCGTCTACGGGCTCCAGCACATCCTCACCATGTACGCCGGCGCCGTGGCCCCGGCCCTGGTCATCGGCGCCGCCGCTGGACTCGCGAACGACCCCGCCGCCATCGGCATCCTCGTCAGCGGAGCGCTCCTCGTCGCCGGTATCGCCACCCTCCTGCAGACCGTCGGACCCTGGCGCCTGGGTTCGCAGATGCCCATCGTGGTGGCGTGCTCGTTCGTCCCCGTCAGCGCCATCACCACCCTGGCCGCCGGCGAGAACGGGGAGAACCTCCCCGTGGCCTTCGGGGCGTCGATCACCGCCGGGCTCTTCGCCCTGCTGCTCACCCCGTTCTTCGGGCAGCTCATCCGCTTCTTCCCCCCGATCGTCACCGGCACGATCATCACGGTGATCGGGCTGAGCCTGATGCCGGTGGCCGCCCGGTGGATCATGGACGGCGCGACCGTGTCCCACGACGGCGGCGCGGCCGTGCCCGCCGCGCCCCTGGCCAACCTGGCCCTGGCCGGGTTCACCCTCGCGCTGATCCTGCTGTGCTCCCGGGTGCTGCCCGGGATCTGGGGCCGTCTGTCGGTCCTCCTCGGCCTCGTCGCCGGCGTCCTGGTCTCGCTCCCCTTCGGCATGGCCGACTTCAGCCGGGTCGGGGAGGCCGACCTGGTGTTCAACCCGACGTCGGTGTTCTACTTCGGCCTGCCCCGCTTCGAGGCGACCGCGATCATCACGATGTGCATCATCATGCTGGTGGTGCTCACCGAGGGCGCGTCGCACATCATCGCGGTCGGCGAGATCACCGGGACCAAGGTCGACGCCAAGCGCATCTCCGCCGGCCTGCGCGCCGACGTCAGCGGGTCGATCATCGGACCGATCTTCAGCGCGACCCCGACCAGTTCGTTCGCCCAGAACATCGGCCTGCTGGCCCTGACCGGCATCCGCAGCCGGTTCGTGGTCGCCACCGGGGCGGGCATCCTGCTGGTGATGGGGCTGTTCCCCGTCCTGGGCGGAGTCATGGCCGCCATCCCCACCCCGGTGCTCGGCGGCGCGGGACTGGTGCTCTTCGGCAGCGTGGCCGCGAGCGGCATCAAGACCCTGGCCAAGGTCGACTTCACCAACAACCTCAACCTGGTGCTGGTGGCCGCGTCCTTCGGCGTGGCGATCATCCCGCTGGCCTACCCGACCTTCTACTCGTTCCTTCCGGAGCCGGTCGAGATGGTCGTGCACTCGGGCATCATCGGCGCCGCGCTCGTCGCCATCGTGCTCAACATCTGCTTCAACGTCATCGGCCGGGCGCGCGGAGGCGGCGCCCCGGAGGAGATCGACTCGGAGGAGATCGGCACCGCCGGCCCCGGTGAGGCCAAGTACACCAGCCACGCCGACGCCGCCTACCAGGACCGCTCGGAGGAGCCCCGGGGTTGACGATCGGGGAGAGCACGGCTCCGCCCGGCTTCACGGCCGGGCGGAGCCGTAGGATCCGGTGGGCACCGTCCCCTCCAGACAGAGGTCCACGTGTCCCGCTCCCCCTCACGCTCCCTGTCCGTGCTCCTGTCCTCCCTCGCCCTGCTCACCCCGTTGGCGGCCGGGCCGGCCGCGGCCGCGCCGACCGCCGCGGCCCCGGCCGGCCCCGCCCGGTCGGCGGCGCCCGCCCCGGCCGCCGCCGCGGGGACATTCTCCGTACTGACGTACAACGTCGCGGGTCTGCCGGAGCTCATCAC
This region includes:
- a CDS encoding nucleobase:cation symporter-2 family protein, with the protein product MNDSPSAKDSATTKPNPSPTTPRPEDERPPFRLQLVYGLQHILTMYAGAVAPALVIGAAAGLANDPAAIGILVSGALLVAGIATLLQTVGPWRLGSQMPIVVACSFVPVSAITTLAAGENGENLPVAFGASITAGLFALLLTPFFGQLIRFFPPIVTGTIITVIGLSLMPVAARWIMDGATVSHDGGAAVPAAPLANLALAGFTLALILLCSRVLPGIWGRLSVLLGLVAGVLVSLPFGMADFSRVGEADLVFNPTSVFYFGLPRFEATAIITMCIIMLVVLTEGASHIIAVGEITGTKVDAKRISAGLRADVSGSIIGPIFSATPTSSFAQNIGLLALTGIRSRFVVATGAGILLVMGLFPVLGGVMAAIPTPVLGGAGLVLFGSVAASGIKTLAKVDFTNNLNLVLVAASFGVAIIPLAYPTFYSFLPEPVEMVVHSGIIGAALVAIVLNICFNVIGRARGGGAPEEIDSEEIGTAGPGEAKYTSHADAAYQDRSEEPRG